Proteins encoded together in one Mastomys coucha isolate ucsf_1 unplaced genomic scaffold, UCSF_Mcou_1 pScaffold16, whole genome shotgun sequence window:
- the Ankrd34a gene encoding ankyrin repeat domain-containing protein 34A, producing MLHTEGHALLRAVGQGKLRLARLLLEGGAYVNEGDAQGETALMAACRARYDDPQNKARMVRYLLEQGADPNIADRLGRTALMHACAGGGGAAVASLLLAHGADPSVRDHAGASALVHALDRGDRETLATLLDACKAKGTEVIIITTDTSPSGTKKTRQYLNSPPSPGVDDPAPAPPSPGVCTSPSEVQLQTAGGGRGLLSPRAQEEEEKRDIFEFPFPKPPDDPSPSEPLPKPPRHPPKPLKRLNSEPWGLVAPPQLVPPAEGRPGLERLAAEFNGLTLTGRPRLSRRHSTEGPEDPPPWAEKVTGGGPLSRRNTAPEAQESGLPSGLRQKLSRMEPVELDTPGHFCPDSPESSRLSLERRRYSASPLTLPPAGSVSSPRQSQESLPGAVSPLSGRRRSPGLLERRGSGTLLLDHISQTRPGFLPPLNISPHPPIPDIRPQPGGRAPSLPAPPHSGAPGSPRTKRKLVRRHSMQTEQIRLLGGFQSLGGPGEPGR from the coding sequence ATGCTGCACACCGAGGGCCACGCTCTTCTTCGGGCTGTGGGACAGGGTAAGCTACGCTTGGCCCGTTTGCTTCTGGAGGGAGGAGCCTACGTGAATGAGGGTGATGCCCAGGGGGAGACGGCGCTAATGGCGGCCTGTAGGGCCCGTTACGACGACCCTCAGAACAAGGCGCGCATGGTACGTTATCTCTTGGAGCAAGGCGCGGATCCCAACATCGCAGACCGTTTAGGACGCACCGCGCTCATGCATGCTTGCGCCGGGGGTGGGGGAGCCGCAGTGGCCTCTCTGCTCCTTGCCCACGGCGCAGACCCCTCAGTCCGAGATCACGCTGGCGCCTCGGCGCTTGTCCACGCCCTGGACCGAGGGGACCGCGAGACCCTTGCCACACTGCTGGACGCCTGCAAGGCCAAGGGCACGGAGGTCATCATCATAACCACGGATACCTCGCCCTCGGGCACCAAGAAGACCAGGCAGTATCTTAATTCCCCACCGTCCCCGGGGGTAGATGACCCTGCACCCGCCCCTCCTAGTCCAGGGGTCTGCACGTCGCCTTCAGAAGTCCAGCTGCAGACTGCAGGAGGAGGACGCGGGTTGTTATCCCCTCGCgcccaggaagaagaggagaaaagagacatttttgaatttccttttccTAAGCCCCCTGATGACCCTTCCCCTTCCGAGCCTCTTCCCAAGCCACCTCGACATCCTCCAAAACCACTCAAAAGGCTCAATTCCGAGCCCTGGGGCCTTGTGGCTCCTCCTCAACTGGTCCCTCCTGCGGAAGGGAGGCCTGGCTTGGAGCGCCTAGCTGCTGAATTCAACGGCTTGACCCTGACTGGTAGACCGCGTCTTTCTCGGCGTCACAGCACCGAAGGCCCGGAGGACCCGCCCCCATGGGCGGAGAAAGTGACGGGTGGGGGTCCTCTCTCGCGCCGAAACACTGCGCCCGAGGCTCAGGAGTCTGGTCTGCCTTCAGGACTAAGGCAAAAACTGAGCCGCATGGAGCCAGTGGAGCTCGACACCCCTGGACATTTTTGCCCCGACTCCCCCGAATCCAGCCGCTTATCCCTGGAGCGCCGGCGATACAGCGCCTCTCCGCTGACTCTCCCTCCAGCGggctcagtttcctctccacGCCAGTCCCAGGAAAGTCTGCCCGGGGCTGTATCCCCTCTGAGCGGACGGAGGCGGAGTCCAGGGCTGCTAGAGAGAAGGGGCTCCGGGACCTTGCTCCTGGACCACATCTCGCAAACGCGACCGGGTTTCTTGCCTCCTCTCAACATCAgtccccaccctcccatccccGACATTCGCCCCCAACCCGGAGGTCGAGCACCCTCACTGCCTGCCCCTCCACACTCTGGGGCACCAGGGTCTCCCAGGACCAAGCGCAAGTTGGTGAGGCGCCACTCCATGCAGACTGAGCAGATTCGCCTGCTAGGGGGTTTCCAGAGTCTAGGCGGGCCTGGGGAACCTGGGCGCTGA
- the Polr3gl gene encoding DNA-directed RNA polymerase III subunit RPC7-like — translation MASRGGGRGRGRGQLTFNMEAVGIGKGDALPPPTLQPSPLFPPLEFHPVPLPAGEEGEYVLALKQELRGAMRQLPYFIRPAVPKRDVERYSDKYQMSGPIDNAIDWNPDWRRLPSELKIRVRKVQKERTTIILPKRPPKSTDDKEETIQKLETLEKKEEEVTSEEDEEKEEEEEKEEGEEEEYDEEEHEEETDYIMSYFDNGEDFGGDSDDNMDEAIY, via the exons ATGGCCAGCCGGGGTGGGGGCCGGGGTCGTGGCAGAGGCCAGTTGACCTTCAACATGGAGGCTGTGGGCATTGGGAAGGGTGACGCTTTGCCTCCACccactctccagccctctccactCTTCCCT CCCTTGGAGTTCCACCCAGTGCCTCTGCcggcaggagaggaaggagagtatGTCCTGGCACTGAAGCAAGAGCTGCGTGGGGCCATGAGGCAGCTCCCCTACTTCATCCGCCCAGCCGTCCCCAAGAGAG ATGTGGAACGTTACTCAGACAAGTATCAGATGTCTGGGCCAATTGACAATGCCATCGATTGGAACCCTG ATTGGCGGCGACTACCCAGTGAGCTCAAGATTCGAGTGCGGAAAGTCCAGAAGGAGC GGACCACCATTATCCTTCCCAAGAGGCCCCCTAAGAGCACAGACGATAAGGAGGAGACGATACAGAAActagag ACTctagagaagaaggaggaggaagtgacttcagaggaagatgaagagaaagaagaagaggaggagaaggaagagggggaggaagaggagtacGATGAAGAGGAGCATGAGGAG GAAACTGATTACATCATGTCATATTTTGACAATGGAGAGGACTTTGGAGGGGACAGCGATGACAATATGGATGAGGCCATATACTGA